A window of Azospirillaceae bacterium genomic DNA:
TTGCCGGCGGCGGGGGCCTGTTGGCGATCCCGTCGCTGTTCATGGCCGGGTTGCCGCCGCAGGCCGTGCTCGCTACCGCCAAGCTGCAGGCGACCTTCGGAAGCTTTTCCGCCAGCCTCGCCTTCGTACGGGCCGGCGCAGTGGATCTGCGGGCGCTCATGCCCGCGATCGTTGCCACCTTCATCGGCTCGACCATTGGTGCGCTGGTCATCAGCGTGCTGGATCCGGCGCTTCTCCGCGACCTGATCCCGCTGCTGCTGATCGCCATCGCGGTCTACATGCTGCTGTCGCCCCGGCTGGGCGAAATCGACGCCCGGCAGCGGGTGGCGTTCCTGCCTTTCAGCATCGGCGCCGGTCTGGTGCTCGGCTTTTATGACGGCTTCTTCGGGCCCGGCACCGGCAGCTTCTGGGCCATCGCCTTCGTCGTCCTGCTCGGCTTCAACCTGGGCCGGGCGACCGCCCACACCAAGGTCGTCAACTTCACCAGCAATCTGGCGGCGCTTCTGGTGCTCGGGCTCGGCGGCCACGTCTGGTGGACGGTCGGGCTGGTGATGGCGGCCGGCCAGTTCCTGGGCGCCCAGCTCGGGGCGCGTCTGGTGATGAGCAAGGGGACCCGCATCGTTAAGCCGATGCTGGTGACGATGTCGCTGCTGATCACCGCCCGCATCATCCATGCCGACGTCGACAATCCGTTGCGCGTCGCCGCCCAACGGTTGTGGGGCCTGATGGTCGGGTGAGCGACCTCCCCCGTCTCGCCAAGTTGCCGAGCAACGATCCCGATTGCACCATGGGCTGAGGGTCGGGCGGTACGGTCCGGCCGGGATCATGGGAGGCCACCGAGGCATGACGGCGACCTCGAGTGCAGGATACCGAAACCGGCGCGAGCGCGCGGCGGACGCCTGTGTGCATGTGGTCGGCGTGTTAGCGGGGAGTGCCGGGGCGGTGGTGGTGCTCCTGGCCGCGTGGTCCACGGGCAGCGGGCGGGCTTTGGCGTCGGCATCCGCGTATGCCATTGGACTTCTTGCCATGCTCGGGTGCTCGGCCGCCTACAACCTTTCCCCGCCTTCGCCGCGCCGCGATTGGTTGCGCCGCCTCGACCATGCCGCGATCTTCGTCATGATCGCCGGGACATACACCCCGTTCACGACATTGGCGCCGGGGGGATCCGCCATAGGCTGGACCGCGGGCGTATGGGCGGCCGCCCTGGCCGGGGTCTACGGCAAGCTGGCGCTTCCATACAGGTTCCACCGCGGGGCCGTGGTGCTGTACCTCGCACTGGGCTGGGTGTTCGTGGCGGGGTTCCAACCGCTGACGCAGGCTCTCGACCCGCTCACATTCGACCTGCTCCTCGTCGGCGGCCTGCTGTACTCGATCGGGGTCGTCTTCCACCTGTGGGAGGCGCTGCCGTTCCATAAGGCGGTCTGGCACGGGCTCGTGCTTGCCGCCGCCGTATGTCACTACGTTGCTGTTCTGCGCGTAACAACCTGACCTGTGTGGAGCCGTCCGGGCAGGTGAGGTGAAGTGTGAAAGTGTTTTGCGTTGTTTTCCTGAGTCCGTCTCGGGTTTGTTTTTTTATTTCCTTGGGGAATCCGTGGTTTGGGTCTTGTGTGTCTGCATAAGTGTCCCATATTGGACTTATCAAACTTGCTGTCGGATGAACATTCCCGGCTTCTGCGGGGGTTGGATCTTTCCCGTGGTGATTTGACGTTTCCGGCGATTGCGTCGGAAGCAGATGCTTTCGGGAGAGGTGTCCCCATGACTATTGGAACGGTTAAATTCTTCAACGTGTCGAAGGGCTTCGGGTTTATTCGTCCCGAGGATGGCTCCGCCGATGTGTTCGTTCATGTTTCCGCCATCGAGCGGGCCGGCATGAGTGGGCTCAGCGAGGGGCAGAAGGTGTCCTTCGATACCGTGAACGATCCCCGCAAGGGCAAGACCGCAGCCGAAAATCTTCGCGCGGTCTGAACGTCGCGGGTTCGGCAAAAGAATGGGGCGGCATCGGCCGCCCCGTTTCCTATTGGCCTCGTTCCACTTCGACCCAGCCCTGCGAGCCGATGTCGCCAATGAAGGGGGGCAGCATGTCCACACACAAATTCAAAGTCGGTCAGAATTTGGCCTTCACGGCCAACCGTTTTGAACGGCAATCCGCCGGCGAGAAATTTTCCGTGATCCGCCAATTGCCGTCCGACGGTCTGGAATTCCAGTACCGGATCCGGAACGAGCGGAGTGGCCAGGAAAGGGTCGTTCGGGAAAGTCAGCTGAAGGCGGCGGCTGCGCCCGGTGCCGATCGGCATCGTGACTGATTCCCGGGGCCGAGGCAGGGGGTCTACTGCCTCCGAATGTTGATTGCCGGCCCGGTGGCGTCATGCCGCTGCTTCGGTGCTAGAGCATCAACACGACCACGGTCGCCACGACGGCGACCGCAAGGAGGAGGGCGCCGGCACCGGAGCGATGTATCCTCCAGGCCCGGCGGGTATCACCTTTTCGGTACTGTCGCAGCTTCAAGATCGCCTCCGATCCGGAACAACCACTCCGATGCGGCTGGTGCCGGTTCCAAGGGCCGGTCCGTTGAAATCAAGGGCCCGTCGTAGGGATGATCCGCGAACGTTAAGCCTTCTGCCGCAGGTGCGCAAATCATTTGAGTTTTCATTCGGTATTATT
This region includes:
- a CDS encoding hemolysin III family protein encodes the protein MTATSSAGYRNRRERAADACVHVVGVLAGSAGAVVVLLAAWSTGSGRALASASAYAIGLLAMLGCSAAYNLSPPSPRRDWLRRLDHAAIFVMIAGTYTPFTTLAPGGSAIGWTAGVWAAALAGVYGKLALPYRFHRGAVVLYLALGWVFVAGFQPLTQALDPLTFDLLLVGGLLYSIGVVFHLWEALPFHKAVWHGLVLAAAVCHYVAVLRVTT
- a CDS encoding cold-shock protein translates to MTIGTVKFFNVSKGFGFIRPEDGSADVFVHVSAIERAGMSGLSEGQKVSFDTVNDPRKGKTAAENLRAV
- a CDS encoding TSUP family transporter; this translates as MPFESLELLVLLFAVAGVAGFVDSIAGGGGLLAIPSLFMAGLPPQAVLATAKLQATFGSFSASLAFVRAGAVDLRALMPAIVATFIGSTIGALVISVLDPALLRDLIPLLLIAIAVYMLLSPRLGEIDARQRVAFLPFSIGAGLVLGFYDGFFGPGTGSFWAIAFVVLLGFNLGRATAHTKVVNFTSNLAALLVLGLGGHVWWTVGLVMAAGQFLGAQLGARLVMSKGTRIVKPMLVTMSLLITARIIHADVDNPLRVAAQRLWGLMVG